The Pseudomonas aeruginosa genome includes the window GCACCTCGGACTTCTCCCTGGTGCGCCTGGCGCCGGAGCGGCGCAACCTGGCCGAGCGCCAGGACGACATCCTGGCCACCGGCGGCGTACACATCGGCGGTACCGACTTCGACAAGCAGCTCAGCCTGGAAGGCGTGATGCCGCTGTTCGGCTACGGCAGCCGGATGAAGAGCGACGCCTTCATGCCCACCAGCTACCACCTGAACCTGGCCACCTGGCACACCATCAACGCGGTGTACGCGCAGAAGTCGCAATTGGCGCTGAAGAACATGCGCTACGACATCGTCGACAGCACCGGCATCGACCGCCTCTTCAGGCTCATCGAGGAACGCGCCGGGCACTGGCTGGCGATGCAGGTGGAAGACAGCAAGATCCGCCTGACCGAAACCGAGCGCCTGCACCTCTCGCTGGAGCGCATCGAGGCCGGGCTCGGCGTGGAGCTGACCCGTGGGCTGTTCGAGAACGCCGTCGACGGACTGCTGGAGCGCGTGCGCAACAGCGTCGCGCAACTGCTGGCCTCGGCCGGGGTCGACCCGGACCGGGTCGACACGGTGTTCTTCACCGGCGGTTCGAGCGGCATTCCGGCGCTGCGCCGGAGCGTCTCGGCGATGCTGCCCAACGCCCGTCATGTCGAGGGCAACCTGTTCGGCAGCATCGGCAGCGGCCTGGCCATCGAGGCGAAGAAGCGCTACGGCTGAGCCGCCCTGGCCGCGCCCCTGCCCTATAGGGGGATAAGGTCACACCGGGCCCGCCATGGCGGATAACCGCGAGCGGTTATTCGCCCTACGCCAAGACCACGCCACACCCGTCCGCAGGGCGGATAGCGCCACAGGCGTTATCCGCCGCCACACCGAGCCCGACGAGGGTGGGGCTCACTTCTTCAGGCAGGTGCTCATGAACGCCTTGCGTTCGTCGCCCTTGAGCGCCTTGGCGGTGGCGTCGGCGTTGCAGGTCTTCATCTTCTCCTGCTGGGTCGCCGCCTTGGCGCTGCCGCCGGCCTTCAGGCAACTGCTCATGAACGCCTTGCGTTCGTCGCCCTTGAGCGCCTTGGTGGTGGCCTCGGCGTTGCAGGCGGTCATCTTCTCCTGCTGCGCGGTGGCAGCGAAACCATGGGCCGAGACGGCCATGGCCAATACGAACATCGGGATACGCAGGATATTCATCGAACTCTCCTTGAAGGGCTGCACGTTCGCATGCAGGTGCGCTGAAGTCTAGCGACTGCGGCGGGCTTTGCAGGGGCTGGGAACGCGTCCTGTGCGCTTGCGACAAGCGTCATGTTTCGCGGCTAGACTGACGCTTCGCACGAGGAGGAGTTCCATGCAACAGGTCATCGCGGTGAGCCTCTGCGCCACCCACGCGTTCAGCAAGCAGGTGCGTCCCGCCATCCGCCTCCTGAAAGGCCTCGGCG containing:
- a CDS encoding Hsp70 family protein, which gives rise to MNPSTAARALGIDFGTSNSTVGWWRPEVEPLIELEDGKITLPSVVFFNVEERRPVYGRQALGEYLEGYEGRLMRSLKSLLGSKLLKSETTVLGSALPFKDLLGLFIGQLKARGEAAAGQAFDAVVLGRPVFFVDDDPEADREAQDTLVQVANKLGFKEVSFQYEPIAAAFDYERCIQREELVLIVDIGGGTSDFSLVRLAPERRNLAERQDDILATGGVHIGGTDFDKQLSLEGVMPLFGYGSRMKSDAFMPTSYHLNLATWHTINAVYAQKSQLALKNMRYDIVDSTGIDRLFRLIEERAGHWLAMQVEDSKIRLTETERLHLSLERIEAGLGVELTRGLFENAVDGLLERVRNSVAQLLASAGVDPDRVDTVFFTGGSSGIPALRRSVSAMLPNARHVEGNLFGSIGSGLAIEAKKRYG
- a CDS encoding PsiF family protein — protein: MNILRIPMFVLAMAVSAHGFAATAQQEKMTACNAEATTKALKGDERKAFMSSCLKAGGSAKAATQQEKMKTCNADATAKALKGDERKAFMSTCLKK